A part of Candida albicans SC5314 chromosome 2, complete sequence genomic DNA contains:
- the RPB4 gene encoding DNA-directed RNA polymerase II subunit (Protein similar to S. cerevisiae Rpb4p, which is a component of RNA polymerase II; transposon mutation affects filamentous growth), with protein MNVSTSALGVRRRKVTTQNIDDEENSAVLKLGPEFQLNQITNDGEEQQLIALNLSEARLLIRAALKERKHNKNKNKTRKKGGNNNNSSSISNSGNKNRLNGNHNTNVGDINGGDGDSNIDGNNISNNNDKDINGDRQNKGNNDDNDDDDDDDDDDDDEDEEDMKEDEISNMELAGPNSNEIVHKTLNFLTNFARFKNRSSCETVEKLLNDFSEHCNEPLHPFELAQLGTLECEDPEEAKSLIPSLQNKVSDVQLQTLLTELRKYQTLS; from the coding sequence ATGAATGTATCAACTAGTGCTTTAGGAgtaagaagaagaaaagtaaCAACACAAAacattgatgatgaagaaaattcTGCCGTATTAAAATTAGGACCAGAATTCCaactaaatcaaatcaCAAATGATGGAgaagaacaacaattaattgcATTAAATTTATCCGAAGCAAGATTATTAATTCGAGCAGcattaaaagaaagaaaacataataaaaataaaaataaaaccagAAAAAAGGGaggtaataataataatagtagtagtattagTAATAGTGGTAACAAAAATCGTTTGAATGGGAATCATAATACTAATGTGGGTGATATTAATGGAGGTGATGGAGATAGCAATATTGATGGAAATAATAtaagtaataataatgataaagaCATAAATGGAGATAGACAAAATAAAGGTAACAACGACGACAAtgatgacgacgacgacgacgatgacgatgacgatgatgaagatgaagaagatatgaaagaagatgaaatatcaaatatgGAATTAGCAGgaccaaattcaaatgaaattgttcataaaacattaaattttttaactAATTTTGCTAGATTTAAAAATCGATCAAGTTGTGAAactgttgaaaaattattaaatgattttagTGAACATTGTAATGAACCTTTACATCCATTTGAATTGGCTCAATTAGGTACATTAGAATGTGAAGATCCAGAAGAAGCAAAATCTTTAATACCAAGTTTACAAAATAAAGTATCAGATGTACAATTACAAACTTTATTAACTGAATTAAGAAAATATCAAACCTTGTcataa
- the YAK1 gene encoding serine/threonine protein kinase (Predicted serine-threonine protein kinase; involved in hyphal growth regulation and biofilm formation; flow model biofilm induced; induced in core caspofungin response), with amino-acid sequence MAYNNNNNSSNYNYNFNRHNSIGGNWHLPPPPPPPTQLTSSGAYHHQQQQQHSQQHLSPNHPNGQDILSSSDSQFSSQLKQNQIPGFRNPWFSQQQNSTPNMLSSSSSASSSLSQSPTKSHQIPLLQQHQPPLLNKRLSFTNNLPITYEHESSSNSSSNNNSSSNGNGNNNNNDNNTNVPPYIHPPTRADNPFNHYFATQEVTLGSNDRRMSAAVDGTHYNPYGFNQQLNAYPSGPAGIAGTQYLNNPNLGPSVNANRRSSVGVLPNYYRQQQQQQVQDQSTAAAAAAAAAAAYYLPPARLGRSASIVQYQQYQQALQNQRITKHKNPAPKARKIYNKLDLTPKFHQQPKYRRCSINSIHISPVNALSIYLTESYSLCQPRKFQYSKSTNPKRVLTKPSEPKYNNGYDNEDSDYILYVNDVLGSEEGKKYMVLDLLGSGTFGQVVKCQNLNNQTVCAVKVIKSKPAYMNQSLTEVRLLEFLNANSDGKNFIRLLDTFMHKEHLCLVFEILASNLYELIKQNQFQGLNMKLVKLLTKQLLDSMAQLKNFQMIHCDLKPENILLCQPDKPNIKVIDFGSACFTRNTIYTYIQSRFYRSPEVILGLPYTESIDMWSLGCIVGELFLGLPMFPGTSEYNQIFKIVDMLGPPPRHMIEVGKNSFNFFKKKVNTTTTTINNNNNNTSETKPIYELKSFDEYCQFLEYKRQKQEGATSTTNNNTNSSSSSNHHHNNYKKEQPNKNYFKHKLLKDIIINYKLPSKKMTNSMIEKEYHDRLLLIDFLTKVLNLNPLERLTPQEALKHPFIIDVNTTDL; translated from the coding sequence ATGGCatataataacaataacaacagttctaattataattataattttaatcGACACAATTCTATAGGAGGAAATTGGCATTTacctccaccaccacctccaccaACTCAACTTACTTCTAGTGGTGcataccaccaccaacaacaacaacagcacCTGCAGCAACATTTATCACCTAATCATCCTAATGGCCAAGatattttatcatcatcagatTCTCAATTCCTGTCacaattaaaacaaaatcaaattcctGGATTCCGTAACCCTTGGTTttctcaacaacaaaattctACCCCTAATATgttatcatcttcatcatctgcatcatcttcattatctCAATCACCGACTAAATCACATCAAATACCattattacaacaacatcaacctCCATTACTAAATAAACGATTATCATTTACAAATAATTTACCAATAACTTATGAACATgaaagtagtagtaatagtagtagtaacaacaacagcagcagcaatgGCAATggcaacaataataacaatgataataatactaatgtACCACCATATATACATCCACCAACTCGTGCTGATAATCCATTTAATCATTATTTTGCCACTCAAGAAGTTACTTTGGGTAGTAATGACCGAAGAATGTCGGCTGCTGTAGATGGAACTCATTATAATCCATATGGATTCAATCAACAACTTAATGCTTATCCTTCTGGTCCTGCTGGAATTGCTGGTACTCAATATCTTAATAATCCTAATTTGGGTCCACTGGTAAATGCCAATAGAAGATCATCTGTAGGGGTATTACCCAATTATTAtcgtcaacaacaacaacaacaagttcAAGATCAGTctactgctgctgctgctgctgctgctgcgGCAGCGGCATATTATCTTCCACCAGCTAGATTGGGAAGATCAGCTCTGATTgttcaatatcaacaatatcaacaagcattacaaaatcaaagaataACTAAACATAAGAACCCTGCACCCAAGGCAAGgaaaatatataataaattggatTTAACGCCTAAATTCCATCAACAACCTAAATATAGACGATGTTctataaattcaattcatatATCACCAGTCAATGCCTTATCGATATATTTAACAGAATCATATAGTTTATGTCAACCAAGAAAATTCCAATATTCGAAATCAACTAATCCTAAACGAGTATTAACTAAACCACTGGAACctaaatataataatgggtatgataatgaagatagtgattatattttatatgTTAATGATGTATTAGGAAGTGAAGAAGGGAAAAAATATATGGTATTAGATTTATTAGGTTCAGGTACATTTGGACAAGTAGTTAAATGTCAAAATCTTAATAATCAAACTGTTTGTGCTGTTAAAGTGATCAAATCGAAACCAGCATATATGAATCAATCATTAACTGAAGTTCGATTATtagaatttttaaatgCTAATAGTGATgggaaaaatttcattcGATTATTGGATACATTTATGCATAAAGAACATCTTTGTTTAGTATTTGAAATCTTGGCATCGAATTTAtatgaattaattaaacaaaatcaatttcaaggTCTTAATATGAAATtagttaaattattaactaAACAATTGTTAGATTCAATGgctcaattgaaaaatttccaaatgaTTCATTGTGATTTAAAACCAGAAAATATCTTATTATGTCAACCCGATAAACCCAATATAAAAGtcattgattttggtaGTGCTTGTTTCACAAGAAATACTATATATACTTATATTCAATCAAGATTTTATCGATCACCAGAAGTAATATTAGGTTTACCTTATactgaatcaattgatatgTGGTCATTAGGTTGTATCGTGGGGGAATTATTTTTAGGTTTACCAATGTTTCCTGGAACTTCAgaatataatcaaatttttaaaattgttgatatgtTGGGTCCTCCACCAAGACATATGATTGAAGTTGGgaaaaattcattcaatttctttaaaaagaaagtcaacaccaccaccaccaccatcaacaacaataataataatacttcaGAAACAAAACCAATTTATGAACttaaatcatttgatgaatattgtcaatttttAGAATATAAACgacaaaaacaagaagGTGCTACATCtacaaccaacaacaatactaatagtagtagtagtagtaatcatcatcataataattataaaaaggaacaaccaaataaaaattattttaaacataaattattaaaagatattattattaattataaattaccttcaaaaaaaatgacaaattcaatgattgaaaaagaatatcATGAtcgattattattaattgattttttaacTAAAGTACTCAATTTAAATCCATTAGAAAGATTAACACCTCAAGAAGCTTTAAAACAtccatttattattgatgttAATACCACTGATTTAtaa